The segment AGCAGATGAGACAGTATCCCACTATCAGTAAAAAATATTTTCTCTGTTTTTGAAAATCGCTTGCCAATGTTTTTACTATATGGCTTAAGGAGAAATATCTGATATACCATCTTAAGTAGCTCAATGTAGTTATCAAGGGTTTTCATATCCACTGAAGCATCCCGTGAAATATCTGATTTATTGATCATATTTCCTGAGCGAGGCGCAAGAATATTATAAACTCTTATAAATTTATCAATATTTCTAAGTTCACCAATATCCCTTACATCCCTCTCGATATATGTGCGTATATAAGAGCTAAACCAGATGTACCTACTTTTCTTTGTATCTATCTTTTGTACTTCCGGATATCCACCTTTTATAATTTGATTGAGTAAAATTTCATTGCTAATAGAAGCAGGAGAGAGTTCGTTCAGTTTACCACTAAAAAGAATTTCTATCACATCCTCATTTTTAGAGAAAATTTCTTTACAGCTCAGGGGCATAAGTTCAAAAATTGCAATTCTCCCTGCGAGGGTATCTGCAACATCTTTATATGCCAAAATATTTGACGAGCCAGTTAAAAGATAATTCCCATTAATCCTGTTTCTATCCACATCAATCTTGATTGCCTTTAGTAGTTCAGGAATTTTTTGTATTTCATCTATAACCACTGTTTTTTTAATATTCTCGATAAATAATTGGGGATCTGCCTTAGCACTTGAATAAGCAGTAATATCGTCAAGGATTATATAATTATCCATTAATGATAGGGCAATGGTAGATTTGCCAACCTGTCTCGCCCCTGTTATGAGTACAACAGGAAAATATTTTAATGCATCCTGAATTTGAGATAGAATAATTCGTGGATATAGCATACATACTCCTAAATTTTTTAGGAGTATAATACTATAATTTACAGGATTATGCAAGAGAACTTTAACTCTGCCATCACCCCATTTTGCAACCCTAAAATAAGTTCAAGGTTCAACGTTCTACGTTCAAGGTTCAATGTTCAAAGTTCTATGTTCGATGTTAAACGTTCCAACTTTCAAACATTCTAACGTTCCAACGTTTCAACGTTCTAACGTTCCATGTTTGTCCATATATGCATCATCAGGGCAGACACACAGTTTTTTTCTTTATTGTGTAGACTTTTACAAGCATA is part of the Calditerrivibrio nitroreducens DSM 19672 genome and harbors:
- a CDS encoding ATP-binding protein, producing MLYPRIILSQIQDALKYFPVVLITGARQVGKSTIALSLMDNYIILDDITAYSSAKADPQLFIENIKKTVVIDEIQKIPELLKAIKIDVDRNRINGNYLLTGSSNILAYKDVADTLAGRIAIFELMPLSCKEIFSKNEDVIEILFSGKLNELSPASISNEILLNQIIKGGYPEVQKIDTKKSRYIWFSSYIRTYIERDVRDIGELRNIDKFIRVYNILAPRSGNMINKSDISRDASVDMKTLDNYIELLKMVYQIFLLKPYSKNIGKRFSKTEKIFFTDSGILSHLLGISSVEDLMNSHYKGSIFETFVFVEILKAVKYSQKPLDLYFYRTSDGKEIDFIVESGSGIIAIEVKFSQTVTINDFKHIVYLKKSDPKFKAGYVLYMGTQILPFGENLFALPAGILF